One stretch of Centroberyx gerrardi isolate f3 chromosome 13, fCenGer3.hap1.cur.20231027, whole genome shotgun sequence DNA includes these proteins:
- the LOC139931971 gene encoding major facilitator superfamily domain-containing protein 12-like: MSDTERSLPVSRRLSYAVGHFLNDLCASMWFTYLLVFYHSVLGFQNTNAGVLLLIGQIADGVCTPLIGYESDRTPGCGNYGKRKTWHLVGTVSVVLSFAFIFNQCLGCDSLTPQWASLTYFVPFIVIFQFGWAATQISHLSLIPELVTCEHAKVELTAYRYAFTVIANITVYAVAYLLFHFQVGQDDDPLNDALGPIDIPVFRNLALIVLGIGSLFSVLFHLGTKETRLGVGGEAGGEEGRRKRLEEEEEEGERRPLLPHPKPSSYLPPQSSLLQWKCWLKQPSFYQVAFLYMSTRLIVNLSQTYISMYLINTLGLPKKFIATIPLVMYLSGFLSSFIMKPVSKLIGKCLTYFVGLLLILAFSYWVLLDDKMGQRVYGAAVFLGAGSATILVMSLSMTADLIADQTQSGAFVYGAMSFTDKVANGVAVMIIQAVHPCHTILCCPACVWFYHHIMVIVTGGVAVAAAMALCTILIWPIKIRPRGLPAVSGLIGCQEDSVSSSDDAARVN; this comes from the exons AGGCTCAGCTATGCGGTGGGACACTTTCTGAACGACCTGTGTGCCTCCATGTGGTTCACATACCTGCTGGTGTTCTACCATTCAGTACTGGGAttccaaaacacaaatgcag GCGTGCTGTTGCTGATAGGCCAGATAGCCGACGGTGTCTGCACTCCTCTCATCGGCTATGAGTCTGACCGAACCCCTGGCTGTGGAAACTATGGCAAGAGGAAGACATGGCACTTAGTGG GTACGGTGAGCGTGGTGCTGTCCTTTGCCTTCATCTTCAACCAGTGCCTCGGCTGCGACTCCCTCACCCCTCAGTGGGCCAGTTTGACCTATTTCGTCCCGTTCATCGTCATCTTCCAGTTCGGCTGGGCCGCCACTCAGATCTCCCACCTGTCTCTCATCCCAGAGCTGGTCACCTGCGAACACGCTAAAGTAGAGCTCACCGCATACAG gTACGCCTTCACAGTGATTGCCAACATCACAGTGTATGCAGTGGCCTACCTGCTGTTCCACTTCCAGGTCGGACAGGACGACGACCCCCTCAACGATGCCCTGGGACCAATAGATATCCCCGTCTTCAGG AACCTGGCATTGATTGTGCTGGGCATCgggtctctcttctctgtcctcttccaccTGGGAACTAAAGAAACGAGGCTTGGAGTTGGaggggaggcaggaggagaggaggggaggaggaagaggttggaggaagaggaggaggagggagagcggaggCCCCTCCTTCCTCACCCCAAGCCTTCATCCTATCTTCCTCCTCAGTCGTCTCTTCTCCAGTGGAAATGTTGGCTCAAACAGCCCTCCTTCTACCAG gtggcGTTTCTCTACATGTCCACCAGATTAATAGTCAATCTGTCTCAGACCTACATCTCCATGTATCTCATCAACACACTGGGGCTGcccaag AAGTTCATAGCGACTATACCTTTAGTGATGTACCTGAGtggctttctctcctccttcatcatGAAGCCCGTCAGCAAACTCATTGGAAAATGT CTGACCTACTTCGTGGGCCTGCTGCTGATCTTGGCCTTCTCCTATTGGGTGCTGCTGGACGACAAGATGGGCCAGCGGGTGTACGGGGCGGCCGTCTTTCTGGGGGCGGGGTCAGCCACCATTTTGGTGATGTCACTCTCCATGACGGCTGACCTCATAGCCGATCAGACG caaAGTGGAGCGTTTGTCTATGGAGCCATGAGTTTTACTGATAAGGTGGCTAATGGAGTGGCTGTCATGATCATCCAGGCTGTACACCCTTGCCA CACTATATTGTGCTGTCCAGCCTGCGTGTGGTTCTACCATCACATCATGGTCATAGTGACGGGAGGCGTGGCCGTTGCCGCGGCGATGGCCCTCTGCACCATCCTCATCTGGCCAATCAAGATCAGACCAC gtggtCTGCCAGCGGTCTCAGGGCTTATCGGGTGTCAGGAGGATTCAGTGTCGAGCTCCGATGATGCAGCCAGGGTCAACTAA